A window of the Isosphaera pallida ATCC 43644 genome harbors these coding sequences:
- the serA gene encoding phosphoglycerate dehydrogenase → MAATYRVLVTDKLASEGLEVLKADPRFEVVVDSKLAGDPQALRTALGEADGVVIRSGTMLTPEVLRGQTRLKAIVRAGVGVDNIDVTTATRQGIVVMNTPGGNTLSTAEHTLALLLALSRNIAPACASLKAGRWDRSKYTGSQLAGKTLGIIGLGRVGQAVAQRAIGFGMKVLGHDPFLSPDRARELGIEPTPLAEMWCRCDYLTLHVPLTEETRHLIGPAQFAAMKPGVRIVNCARGGLIDEPALIAALDAGKVAGAAIDVFEPEPPPADDPLVRHPKVLVTPHLGASTEEAQISVAVEAARLLIDFLGEGRVRFAVNMPNLDKAELDELRHHLELGRRLGMLHAQMDRGAARSVKLDYRGDIASRNTRLISAAFTAGWMETALTESVNLVNALVLAQERGIQITESHSRDTEDFGSLISAEVVTDRKTYHASAALFGRQRMRLVGLGPYQIDCDLEGVMLIFTHLDRPGLIGSIGTLMGNHNVNIAQMNVGRAVKGGEAIGVVNLDSIPPEEALEALRALPDLYSVTVIQLPERGELPAWLL, encoded by the coding sequence GTGGCCGCGACGTATCGTGTGTTGGTGACGGACAAACTGGCGTCCGAAGGGTTGGAGGTTTTGAAGGCCGACCCCCGCTTCGAGGTGGTGGTCGATTCCAAACTCGCGGGCGATCCCCAGGCGTTGAGGACAGCGCTGGGCGAGGCCGACGGCGTCGTGATCCGCTCGGGCACCATGCTCACGCCGGAGGTTCTGCGAGGCCAAACCCGTCTCAAGGCGATCGTCCGGGCCGGGGTGGGGGTGGACAACATCGACGTGACGACCGCGACCCGTCAGGGGATTGTGGTGATGAACACCCCTGGAGGCAACACGCTTTCGACCGCCGAACACACCCTGGCGTTGCTGTTGGCCCTGTCGCGCAATATCGCGCCGGCTTGCGCGAGTCTCAAAGCGGGGCGCTGGGACCGCTCCAAATATACCGGGTCGCAACTGGCGGGCAAGACGCTAGGCATTATTGGCCTGGGGCGGGTCGGTCAAGCGGTCGCTCAGAGGGCGATCGGCTTCGGCATGAAGGTGCTGGGGCACGACCCGTTCCTCTCCCCCGATCGCGCCCGCGAACTCGGCATCGAGCCGACCCCTCTGGCCGAGATGTGGTGCCGTTGCGACTACCTGACCCTGCACGTCCCGCTCACCGAGGAGACCCGTCACCTGATCGGTCCAGCCCAGTTCGCGGCGATGAAGCCCGGCGTGCGAATCGTCAACTGCGCGCGGGGCGGCCTGATCGACGAGCCGGCGCTGATCGCGGCGCTCGATGCGGGCAAGGTCGCCGGCGCGGCCATCGACGTGTTCGAACCCGAACCGCCGCCTGCCGACGACCCTCTGGTGCGGCACCCTAAGGTGCTGGTCACTCCCCACCTTGGGGCCAGTACCGAGGAGGCCCAAATCTCAGTGGCGGTCGAGGCGGCGCGGCTTTTGATCGACTTCCTGGGCGAAGGACGGGTGCGGTTCGCGGTCAACATGCCCAACCTCGACAAAGCCGAGCTCGATGAACTTCGTCACCATCTCGAATTGGGCCGCCGGTTGGGGATGTTGCACGCCCAAATGGATCGAGGCGCGGCCCGCTCGGTCAAGCTTGACTATCGGGGCGACATCGCCTCGCGCAACACCCGTTTGATCTCGGCCGCGTTTACCGCCGGTTGGATGGAGACCGCCCTCACCGAGTCGGTCAACCTGGTCAACGCCCTGGTGCTGGCCCAGGAACGCGGCATCCAGATTACCGAATCCCACTCGCGCGACACCGAGGACTTTGGCTCGCTGATTTCCGCCGAAGTCGTCACCGACCGCAAAACCTACCACGCCTCCGCAGCGTTGTTTGGACGCCAGAGGATGCGTCTAGTGGGACTGGGGCCCTATCAAATCGACTGCGACTTGGAAGGCGTGATGTTGATCTTTACCCATCTCGATCGCCCTGGCCTCATTGGTTCGATCGGCACCTTGATGGGCAATCACAACGTCAACATTGCCCAGATGAATGTGGGCCGCGCGGTCAAGGGGGGCGAGGCGATCGGGGTGGTCAACCTCGACTCGATCCCACCCGAGGAGGCTCTGGAGGCGCTGCGGGCCTTGCCCGATCTTTACAGCGTCACCGTGATCCAATTGCCCGAACGCGGTGAATTGCCCGCCTGGTTGCTCTGA
- a CDS encoding serine hydrolase has product MRGLWMSAWVIVWAWVDGVAFEAAAQVHAQRPEASGSPGLERRLRPLIAAHKGDVGVMVKHLGTGETFAHRADAPMPTASLIKFPLLIEAYRRVATGALDLKTPVTLHDEDKVPGAGILTYHFSQGTTIPLRDVLRLMIVYSDNTATNLALDAVGLDAVNAEMARLGLKRTKFHSKVYRRDTSIDPEGSREFGLGVTTAAEMITLWERLHLKKLAEGNEALCDAMLDHLLHCDDKSMLVKELPPGTKVAQKTGAVSDVRTAAGILYTPSGPIAVCVLTARNQDQRWTPDNAAERFSARLAREVYDHFQQAADLKEAGRDDSPLAFGATGPRVERLQRLLNRRLEPSPGLVVDGDFGPATQEAVIRFQKERHLGDNGVVTPEVWRALGELPPDPAGDPQAEADPAQLNAEFATLRPEPAEPAANDPTAVPFVTARAWVAIDADTGRVLGGREPERPLDMASTTKIMTAHLVLKELAAHPEARDEVVTFSARAAATPGSSSEVREGERVRVGELLYGLMLPSGNDAAVALAEQFGQRLAARDGSDGLDPLEAFVAAMNREAQALGLSATRFVNPHGLTAPNHQASALDLARLTRVALENPEFAALVATRRRAARLIDGEGKGRTIVWSNTNELLKIEGFAGVKTGTTSSAGACLVALGQQGERRVIVVVLGSAASASRYADARNLFRWAFHQPVAAPIETGDGR; this is encoded by the coding sequence ATGCGTGGATTGTGGATGTCAGCGTGGGTGATTGTGTGGGCGTGGGTGGATGGTGTGGCGTTCGAGGCCGCAGCGCAAGTCCATGCCCAGCGGCCCGAGGCCAGCGGCTCGCCCGGTCTGGAGCGGCGGTTGCGTCCGTTGATCGCTGCCCACAAAGGGGATGTCGGGGTGATGGTCAAACATCTGGGCACTGGCGAGACCTTCGCCCACCGGGCCGACGCCCCGATGCCGACCGCCAGCCTCATCAAGTTCCCTCTGCTGATCGAGGCGTACCGTCGCGTCGCCACGGGAGCGCTCGACCTCAAAACCCCTGTGACCCTCCACGACGAAGACAAAGTGCCCGGCGCGGGGATTCTGACCTATCACTTCTCGCAAGGGACCACGATCCCGTTGCGCGACGTGCTGCGCCTCATGATCGTCTATTCGGACAACACCGCCACCAACTTGGCCCTCGACGCGGTGGGTCTCGACGCGGTCAACGCCGAAATGGCCCGCCTGGGTCTCAAGCGCACCAAGTTCCACTCCAAAGTCTATCGCCGCGATACCTCCATCGACCCGGAAGGTTCCCGCGAATTCGGCCTGGGCGTCACCACCGCCGCAGAGATGATCACACTTTGGGAGCGGTTGCATCTCAAGAAGCTGGCCGAGGGGAACGAGGCGCTTTGCGACGCCATGCTTGATCATTTGCTTCACTGCGATGATAAGTCAATGCTGGTCAAGGAATTGCCGCCCGGCACCAAGGTGGCGCAAAAAACTGGAGCGGTCTCGGATGTGCGGACCGCGGCGGGGATTCTTTACACTCCCTCAGGACCAATCGCGGTCTGCGTGCTGACGGCTCGCAACCAGGATCAACGCTGGACGCCCGACAACGCCGCGGAGCGGTTTTCGGCCCGGTTGGCCCGCGAGGTGTACGACCATTTCCAGCAAGCCGCCGACCTCAAGGAGGCGGGGCGGGACGACTCCCCATTGGCCTTCGGCGCGACGGGGCCCCGGGTCGAGCGGTTGCAGCGTCTGCTCAATCGGCGTCTCGAGCCCTCGCCCGGTCTGGTGGTCGATGGCGACTTCGGACCCGCTACCCAGGAGGCGGTGATCCGGTTCCAGAAGGAACGCCATCTCGGCGACAACGGCGTGGTGACCCCCGAGGTCTGGAGGGCGCTGGGCGAGCTACCACCCGACCCAGCCGGCGATCCCCAGGCTGAGGCCGATCCTGCCCAACTCAACGCCGAGTTCGCCACGTTGCGGCCCGAACCGGCGGAGCCGGCGGCCAACGATCCGACCGCGGTTCCATTCGTGACGGCCCGCGCCTGGGTGGCGATCGACGCCGACACCGGGCGCGTCTTGGGCGGTCGAGAGCCGGAACGCCCCTTGGACATGGCCAGCACCACCAAGATTATGACCGCCCATCTGGTTCTCAAGGAACTGGCCGCCCATCCCGAAGCCCGCGACGAGGTGGTGACCTTCTCCGCACGCGCTGCGGCTACCCCCGGCTCGTCGTCAGAAGTGCGAGAAGGAGAACGAGTGCGTGTTGGAGAATTACTTTATGGCCTGATGCTTCCTTCGGGCAACGACGCGGCCGTGGCGCTGGCCGAGCAGTTCGGCCAGCGTTTGGCCGCCCGCGACGGATCGGACGGACTTGATCCGCTGGAGGCATTCGTGGCGGCAATGAACCGCGAGGCCCAGGCGTTGGGCCTCAGCGCCACCCGTTTTGTCAATCCTCACGGCCTGACCGCACCCAACCACCAAGCGAGCGCGCTGGACCTCGCCCGTCTGACCCGCGTTGCGTTGGAGAACCCGGAGTTCGCTGCGTTGGTGGCGACCCGCCGTCGCGCCGCGCGTTTGATCGATGGCGAGGGCAAGGGGCGAACGATCGTTTGGTCGAACACCAATGAACTGCTTAAAATCGAAGGCTTCGCTGGGGTCAAGACCGGAACCACTAGCTCGGCCGGGGCGTGTCTCGTGGCTCTAGGCCAGCAGGGGGAGCGTCGGGTGATCGTCGTGGTGCTGGGTTCGGCGGCCTCGGCCTCGCGCTACGCCGACGCCCGCAACCTGTTCCGCTGGGCATTTCATCAGCCGGTGGCCGCTCCCATCGAAACAGGAGACGGTCGCTAA
- a CDS encoding S9 family peptidase → MTINDLLAVQVVSDPQVSPQGDRIVYTVKVIDRETGRSNTDLWLVDRQGKTPRQLTSHPGSDRHPRWSPDGRSVAFLSDRSGSTQVWLLPMDQSGEARQLTRLPLDVEGPIWSPQGDRLAAMVSVLPGKSFEETAETLRQRREAKSQAKIYDDLMVRHWDTWDDGTRQHVILIDVADGSARDLIPDWTAHAPPFFSGSSTDYAFSPDGEELAFISEPLTEHPWTTNKDVWIVSTRPGENGRSATPRNLTAGSLGAEAAPSYSPDGRFLAFLRQERAGFEADQWVLTLFDRQTSGVRPLTLKLDRPIEEYAWTADSQAIVATIDDRGSVALVRLDHPAQREYGPDLPRLTPTGTHRGIRPLPDGGVVMVRHHSAAPGELFVLPAGSDAQLQPLTHHNADLIASLDLNRAELFTFKGAEGTDVTGWLVKPPGFDPSRSYPVLCCIHGGPQGAWHDEWHERWNYALFAAPGYAVVAINPRGSTGFGQTFTDQISRDWTGRVYEDLMLGLDHALATYPFLDGDRVAALGGSYGGFMVNWIAGHTDRFKALVSHAGVFDLTSMYFTTEELWFPEWEFGGPPWNAADPKLYRAMSPSTYVESMRTPTLVIHGALDFRVPDSQGLAMFTALRRQGVPARYVWFPDENHWILKPANRIVWWREVHNWLDRYLR, encoded by the coding sequence ATGACGATCAATGATCTGTTGGCGGTTCAAGTGGTGAGCGATCCCCAGGTTTCTCCCCAGGGGGATCGGATCGTTTACACCGTCAAAGTCATCGACCGGGAAACCGGTCGGTCCAACACCGACCTGTGGTTGGTAGACCGCCAGGGCAAAACGCCTCGGCAGCTCACCTCGCATCCCGGTTCCGACCGCCACCCGCGTTGGAGTCCCGACGGCCGCTCGGTGGCGTTTTTGTCGGATCGAAGCGGTTCGACCCAGGTTTGGCTGCTGCCGATGGATCAGTCTGGCGAGGCGCGTCAGTTGACCCGCCTGCCGTTGGATGTCGAGGGGCCGATCTGGTCCCCTCAGGGCGACCGCCTGGCCGCGATGGTCTCGGTCCTGCCTGGCAAAAGCTTCGAGGAGACCGCCGAAACCCTGCGCCAGCGCCGCGAGGCCAAGAGTCAGGCCAAGATTTACGACGACCTGATGGTGCGTCACTGGGACACCTGGGATGATGGAACTCGTCAGCATGTGATTCTGATTGACGTGGCCGATGGTTCGGCCCGCGATTTGATCCCCGACTGGACAGCGCACGCGCCGCCGTTTTTCTCCGGCTCCTCCACCGACTACGCCTTTTCACCCGACGGCGAGGAACTAGCGTTCATTTCCGAGCCGTTGACCGAACACCCTTGGACCACCAATAAAGATGTTTGGATCGTCTCGACCCGGCCCGGCGAAAACGGCCGGTCGGCGACGCCCCGCAACCTGACGGCCGGTTCGCTCGGAGCCGAGGCCGCCCCTTCCTATTCGCCTGACGGCCGGTTTCTGGCCTTTTTGCGTCAAGAGCGCGCCGGGTTCGAGGCTGATCAATGGGTGTTGACCTTGTTCGATCGCCAAACCAGCGGGGTTCGTCCTCTCACTCTCAAGTTGGATCGTCCGATCGAGGAGTACGCCTGGACCGCCGACTCCCAAGCGATCGTCGCCACCATCGACGATCGGGGTTCGGTGGCGCTAGTGCGGCTGGACCATCCCGCCCAACGGGAATACGGTCCCGACCTACCGCGTTTGACCCCAACGGGGACGCATCGCGGCATCCGCCCACTGCCCGACGGAGGGGTGGTCATGGTTCGTCATCACTCCGCCGCACCCGGGGAACTGTTTGTGCTGCCGGCCGGATCCGACGCTCAACTGCAACCGCTCACCCATCACAATGCCGATCTGATCGCCAGTCTGGACCTCAACCGCGCCGAGCTGTTCACCTTCAAGGGAGCCGAGGGGACCGACGTGACCGGCTGGTTGGTCAAGCCCCCAGGATTCGACCCGTCGCGGTCCTATCCCGTGCTGTGTTGCATTCACGGCGGTCCCCAAGGGGCCTGGCATGACGAATGGCACGAACGTTGGAACTACGCCTTGTTCGCCGCGCCGGGGTACGCGGTCGTGGCGATTAACCCCCGCGGCTCGACCGGATTCGGTCAAACCTTCACCGACCAAATCAGCCGGGACTGGACCGGACGAGTTTATGAAGACCTGATGCTCGGTCTGGATCACGCCTTGGCCACCTATCCGTTCCTCGACGGCGACCGGGTCGCGGCCCTAGGCGGCTCTTACGGCGGCTTCATGGTCAACTGGATCGCTGGACACACCGACCGCTTCAAGGCGTTGGTCAGCCACGCCGGAGTCTTTGACTTGACCAGTATGTATTTCACCACCGAGGAACTGTGGTTCCCCGAGTGGGAGTTCGGCGGTCCTCCCTGGAACGCGGCCGATCCCAAGCTGTATCGGGCGATGTCTCCCAGCACCTACGTCGAATCCATGAGGACGCCCACCCTAGTCATCCACGGCGCGTTAGATTTCCGAGTGCCGGATTCCCAGGGTCTGGCAATGTTCACGGCGTTGAGGCGTCAAGGAGTGCCAGCCCGCTACGTTTGGTTCCCCGACGAGAACCACTGGATTCTCAAACCCGCCAACCGGATCGTCTGGTGGCGCGAGGTCCACAATTGGCTCGATCGGTATCTTCGTTGA
- a CDS encoding DinB family protein encodes MNSNSAPLAPRPRSASSQADKPPSLRLVERYEAGAPLVGYAIAHLTSEQLTTRLSPGTWSIAEVVVHLLDSELTFSDRFKRILAETDPVLQAFDESRWLVEIPPHELLPLEEAAQMIELNRRWTARILKRLQPADFGRSGRHSVNGRVTLASILAYAVGHLDHHLRFLYGKRGNLGSSIEPRYTPDVV; translated from the coding sequence ATGAATTCCAACTCCGCTCCGTTGGCTCCCCGGCCCCGCTCGGCCTCGTCCCAGGCCGACAAGCCGCCCTCGCTGCGTTTGGTCGAGCGATACGAGGCTGGCGCTCCGCTGGTGGGTTACGCGATTGCCCATCTGACCTCCGAACAACTCACCACCCGTTTGAGTCCAGGCACGTGGAGCATCGCCGAAGTGGTGGTGCATCTGTTGGATTCTGAACTGACCTTCAGTGACCGCTTCAAGCGGATTCTGGCCGAAACCGACCCGGTGCTTCAGGCGTTCGACGAGAGCCGCTGGCTGGTCGAGATTCCTCCCCACGAGCTGCTGCCATTAGAGGAGGCGGCTCAGATGATCGAACTCAACCGCCGCTGGACCGCACGGATTTTGAAGCGTCTGCAACCAGCTGACTTCGGGCGAAGCGGTCGCCATTCGGTCAACGGGCGCGTGACCCTCGCCTCGATCCTGGCCTACGCCGTGGGTCACCTCGACCATCATTTGCGGTTTCTCTACGGCAAGCGAGGCAACCTCGGTTCCTCGATCGAACCACGTTATACCCCGGACGTGGTTTGA
- the xseA gene encoding exodeoxyribonuclease VII large subunit: MTQRTLHLFEGDEDPPCDDTRGGDPASTPVASSGRPRRRARSASPATTTAPSQQAAPPVKRRDRTTIVRAVPPPVANATPTLEPDSASSQEGNLPGPAELPILSVTELTALIDGVLRTDFSAVAVRGELSRISRAQSGHLYFRIKDDFAVIDAVIWRSTAARLPFDLTEGLEVEARGGLEVYAPRGSYQLVLTAIEPRGVGALDLAYRQRLARFQAEGLFDPARKRSRPAFPMRIVVVTSPVGAAVRDILQILGRRWPLAEVIVVPTVVQGAEAAPQIAQALLMADRLLRPDVMIVGRGGGSVEDLWAFNEEVVVRAIAACEHMVISAVGHEVDFTLADLVADQRAATPSEAAELCAPLAEKLREALVATRTRLDRALARRLHEASARLALARSGLERAGRALILQTRNRVERLADRLDRAMRADLLRRRATLRALAGRLDALSPLAILARGYSLTLLEDDSATCGPPQRPLVVRDATCLKPGDRLRTRLAQGMVLSRVEAVEAGDEPNKEHAVTSCNT, translated from the coding sequence ATGACGCAACGGACGCTTCACCTCTTCGAAGGCGACGAGGACCCTCCTTGCGACGACACTCGTGGTGGCGACCCCGCCTCAACACCTGTCGCGTCCTCGGGCCGTCCTCGTCGCCGCGCTCGCTCCGCGTCGCCGGCCACGACGACCGCGCCTTCCCAACAAGCCGCCCCACCTGTCAAGCGTCGGGATCGGACCACGATCGTTCGAGCGGTTCCCCCCCCCGTCGCCAACGCCACGCCCACTCTTGAACCGGACTCCGCGTCCTCACAGGAAGGCAACCTCCCCGGACCCGCCGAATTGCCAATCCTAAGCGTGACAGAGTTGACCGCGCTCATCGACGGCGTGTTGCGAACCGACTTCAGCGCGGTGGCGGTGCGCGGCGAACTCTCGCGCATCTCACGCGCTCAATCGGGTCATCTATACTTTAGAATCAAAGATGACTTTGCTGTGATCGACGCCGTGATCTGGCGCAGCACGGCCGCGCGCTTGCCGTTCGACCTGACGGAGGGGCTGGAGGTTGAAGCGCGGGGCGGGCTCGAAGTTTACGCGCCGCGGGGATCGTATCAACTGGTTCTCACCGCGATCGAACCCCGAGGCGTCGGCGCGCTGGACCTGGCCTACCGGCAACGCTTGGCTCGTTTTCAGGCCGAGGGGCTGTTCGACCCCGCTCGCAAGCGTTCCAGACCGGCGTTCCCCATGCGGATCGTGGTGGTGACCAGTCCCGTCGGAGCGGCGGTGCGGGACATTCTCCAGATTCTGGGACGACGTTGGCCGTTGGCCGAAGTCATCGTGGTCCCCACGGTGGTTCAGGGAGCGGAGGCCGCGCCTCAAATCGCCCAGGCGCTGCTGATGGCCGATCGCCTGCTCAGGCCAGACGTCATGATTGTGGGACGGGGCGGCGGTAGTGTCGAGGATCTCTGGGCGTTCAACGAGGAAGTCGTGGTCCGGGCCATTGCCGCGTGCGAACACATGGTCATTTCCGCCGTGGGTCACGAGGTCGATTTTACGTTGGCCGACCTGGTGGCCGATCAACGAGCGGCGACCCCCAGCGAGGCAGCCGAACTCTGCGCTCCGCTGGCGGAAAAGCTGCGAGAGGCTTTGGTGGCAACCCGAACCCGTCTTGATCGGGCGTTGGCTCGCCGTCTTCACGAGGCGTCGGCTCGGCTCGCCCTGGCCCGCTCCGGTCTGGAACGGGCCGGTCGCGCTCTGATCCTTCAGACCCGCAACCGTGTGGAACGCTTGGCCGATCGGCTCGACCGGGCCATGCGAGCTGATCTCCTAAGGCGTCGCGCGACCTTACGCGCTTTGGCGGGACGACTCGACGCCTTGAGTCCCTTGGCGATCCTGGCGAGGGGATACAGCCTGACTCTGTTGGAGGACGACTCCGCCACGTGCGGGCCGCCCCAGCGACCGCTGGTAGTCCGCGACGCGACCTGCTTGAAACCGGGTGACCGCCTGCGGACCCGTCTGGCTCAGGGCATGGTCCTCAGCCGAGTCGAAGCGGTTGAGGCCGGCGACGAACCGAACAAAGAACATGCCGTTACATCATGTAACACATAA